The Drosophila bipectinata strain 14024-0381.07 chromosome 2L, DbipHiC1v2, whole genome shotgun sequence genome has a segment encoding these proteins:
- the LOC108132302 gene encoding uncharacterized protein isoform X1 has translation MVFCVKMFLLGICLIGSLYPALIGAYPLDSPSLRDSQSSLKGSPRSLKGSLESLKDSQSRFKETPKSVKDSLSSLKDSLRHANAPAAPLTELSEYPDLTNGLTDAEVQATLQDLSLEDLNSLEKLLDEHCSRDEDADREASLTDQGRKPKLKFDSFKDLDLALDDSCLEDDDCEPSSTKRTTTTTVCTTTACTTRRCTKKPTCKPHPKTTRVCKTTTAKPKDPSCDDTDLPKPARPKIHKTPRDEECEADDFMCLARKKERLKKLRSKSEAAEEAVAPVEAPAEYKPSRELAGIEQLDEEYIPSLNEPDELLDEPFEFLQEPKLQGEPQSNLELGNPVQLEEKSQPTRGRREPDNEASLRMDQQANLDNFKMGNQANLEPELSNASLDQQVQPMGGSESDGQSLLESLDSPSDSQRKKKAAESEKPVEEQLPRVEEQLPRLEEKKPLVAKEPLPLQADLGKQAPAFDAESFIANNARDPPRYLIQMQDGFIQSDNDPGERRLQADRSQSEALDLDKLAVKEPSPFHEDESNFEAEYKRNKRENKEADDAPETNKETYLKDLMDSFPRDQGGHINANVALRASNLAHLRTKRS, from the exons ATGGTATTTTGTGTAAAGATGTTCCTGCTTGGAATATGCTTGATCGGCAGCCTGTATCCTGCCCTAATCGGAGCGTATCCTTTG GATTCTCCAAGCTTAAGAGATTCCCAAAGCAGCTTGAAGGGTTCTCCAAGGAGCTTAAAGGGTTCCCTAGAGAGCCTTAAGGACTCCCAGAGCAGATTCAAAGAGACCCCGAAGAGTGTCAAGGATTCTCTGAGCAGCTTGAAGGATTCCCTGAGACACGCTAATGCCCCCGCTGCTCCTCTCACCGAGCTCTCCGAATACCCCGATCTCACCAATGGCCTCACCGACGCAGAGGTCCAAGCCACTCTTCAGGATCTAAGCCTGGAGGACCTCAACTCGCTGGAGAAGTTGCTGGACGAGCACTGCTCTCGGGACGAGGATGCAGACAGGGAAG CAAGTCTAACGGACCAGGGTAGGAAGCCTAAGCTAAAGTTTGACTCCTTCAAGGACTTGGATCTGGCGCTGGACGACAGCTGTCTGGAGGACGATGACTGCGAGCCATCCTCCACAAAgcgcaccaccaccaccaccgtgTGCACCACCACCGCGTGCACCACCAGGCGTTGCACCAAAAAGCCCACCTGCAAGCCTCACCCGAAAACCACTCGAGTCTGCAAAACGACCACCGCGAAGCCGAAGGACCCGTCTTGTGATGACACTGATCTTCCAAAGCCTGCAAGGCCCAAGATCCATAAGACTCCAAGGGATGAGGAGTGCGAGGCCGATGACTTCATGTGCCTCGCCAGAAAGAAGGAAAGACTGAAAAAGTTGAGGAGCAAGTCGGAGGCCGCGGAGGAGGCAGTGGCACCCGTGGAAGCTCCTGCGGAGTACAAGCCCAGCAGAGAGCTGGCCGGGATTGAACAGTTAGACGAGGAGTATATTCCATCGTTGAACGAACCAGATGAGCTTCTAGACGAGCCCTTCGAGTTCCTCCAGGAACCCAAGCTGCAAGGCGAACCACAGTCCAACTTGGAGCTGGGGAATCCGGTCCAGTTGGAGGAGAAAAGTCAGCCCACTAGAGGGAGACGGGAACCAGATAACGAGGCTAGCTTGCGAATGGATCAACAGGCTAATCTGGACAACTTTAAGATGGGAAATCAGGCCAACCTAGAGCCGGAGCTGAGTAATGCCAGCTTGGACCAACAAGTCCAACCAATGGGGGGCTCAGAATCGGATGGGCAATCTCTTCTAGAATCCTTGGATTCTCCCAGCGATTCGCAGCGCAAAAAGAAGGCAGCGGAGTCCGAGAAGCCAGTGGAGGAGCAACTACCTCGAGTGGAGGAGCAACTACCTCGATTGGAAGAGAAGAAGCCATTGGTGGCCAAGGAGCCTCTGCCATTGCAGGCGGATCTGGGAAAGCAGGCACCCGCATTCGATGCGGAAAG CTTCATAGCCAACAATGCTCGGGATCCACCTCGTTACCTCATCCAAATGCAGGATGGTTTCATCCAGAGCGACAATGATCCTGGGGAGCGCCGATTGCAGGCGGATCGCAGTCAAAGCGAAGCCCTTGACCTGGACAAACTGGCCGTAAAGGAGCCCAGTCCTTTCCACGAGGACGAGTCCAACTTTGAGGCTGAGTACAAGAGGAACAAGCGGGAGAACAAGGAGGCAGACGATGCTCCGGAG ACCAACAAAGAAACCTATCTGAAGGACCTCATGGACTCGTTTCCAAGGGATCAGGGCGGTCACATCAATGCCAACGTGGCTCTCAGGGCCTCCAACCTGGCGCACTTGCGCACCAAGCGAAGTTGA
- the LOC108132302 gene encoding uncharacterized protein isoform X2 — protein sequence MQTGKQASLTDQGRKPKLKFDSFKDLDLALDDSCLEDDDCEPSSTKRTTTTTVCTTTACTTRRCTKKPTCKPHPKTTRVCKTTTAKPKDPSCDDTDLPKPARPKIHKTPRDEECEADDFMCLARKKERLKKLRSKSEAAEEAVAPVEAPAEYKPSRELAGIEQLDEEYIPSLNEPDELLDEPFEFLQEPKLQGEPQSNLELGNPVQLEEKSQPTRGRREPDNEASLRMDQQANLDNFKMGNQANLEPELSNASLDQQVQPMGGSESDGQSLLESLDSPSDSQRKKKAAESEKPVEEQLPRVEEQLPRLEEKKPLVAKEPLPLQADLGKQAPAFDAESFIANNARDPPRYLIQMQDGFIQSDNDPGERRLQADRSQSEALDLDKLAVKEPSPFHEDESNFEAEYKRNKRENKEADDAPETNKETYLKDLMDSFPRDQGGHINANVALRASNLAHLRTKRS from the exons ATGCAGACAGGGAAG CAAGCAAGTCTAACGGACCAGGGTAGGAAGCCTAAGCTAAAGTTTGACTCCTTCAAGGACTTGGATCTGGCGCTGGACGACAGCTGTCTGGAGGACGATGACTGCGAGCCATCCTCCACAAAgcgcaccaccaccaccaccgtgTGCACCACCACCGCGTGCACCACCAGGCGTTGCACCAAAAAGCCCACCTGCAAGCCTCACCCGAAAACCACTCGAGTCTGCAAAACGACCACCGCGAAGCCGAAGGACCCGTCTTGTGATGACACTGATCTTCCAAAGCCTGCAAGGCCCAAGATCCATAAGACTCCAAGGGATGAGGAGTGCGAGGCCGATGACTTCATGTGCCTCGCCAGAAAGAAGGAAAGACTGAAAAAGTTGAGGAGCAAGTCGGAGGCCGCGGAGGAGGCAGTGGCACCCGTGGAAGCTCCTGCGGAGTACAAGCCCAGCAGAGAGCTGGCCGGGATTGAACAGTTAGACGAGGAGTATATTCCATCGTTGAACGAACCAGATGAGCTTCTAGACGAGCCCTTCGAGTTCCTCCAGGAACCCAAGCTGCAAGGCGAACCACAGTCCAACTTGGAGCTGGGGAATCCGGTCCAGTTGGAGGAGAAAAGTCAGCCCACTAGAGGGAGACGGGAACCAGATAACGAGGCTAGCTTGCGAATGGATCAACAGGCTAATCTGGACAACTTTAAGATGGGAAATCAGGCCAACCTAGAGCCGGAGCTGAGTAATGCCAGCTTGGACCAACAAGTCCAACCAATGGGGGGCTCAGAATCGGATGGGCAATCTCTTCTAGAATCCTTGGATTCTCCCAGCGATTCGCAGCGCAAAAAGAAGGCAGCGGAGTCCGAGAAGCCAGTGGAGGAGCAACTACCTCGAGTGGAGGAGCAACTACCTCGATTGGAAGAGAAGAAGCCATTGGTGGCCAAGGAGCCTCTGCCATTGCAGGCGGATCTGGGAAAGCAGGCACCCGCATTCGATGCGGAAAG CTTCATAGCCAACAATGCTCGGGATCCACCTCGTTACCTCATCCAAATGCAGGATGGTTTCATCCAGAGCGACAATGATCCTGGGGAGCGCCGATTGCAGGCGGATCGCAGTCAAAGCGAAGCCCTTGACCTGGACAAACTGGCCGTAAAGGAGCCCAGTCCTTTCCACGAGGACGAGTCCAACTTTGAGGCTGAGTACAAGAGGAACAAGCGGGAGAACAAGGAGGCAGACGATGCTCCGGAG ACCAACAAAGAAACCTATCTGAAGGACCTCATGGACTCGTTTCCAAGGGATCAGGGCGGTCACATCAATGCCAACGTGGCTCTCAGGGCCTCCAACCTGGCGCACTTGCGCACCAAGCGAAGTTGA
- the ApepP gene encoding xaa-Pro aminopeptidase ApepP: MKSTTQILAKLRELMQRVKVGDTTSCVAAYIVPSDDAHQSEYQCAHDERRAFVSGFDGSAGTAVITTDSALLWTDGRYYQQAEKQLDENWVLMKDGLTTTPSIGAWLAKNLPKGSAVGVDPRLLSLRAWKPIETELTSSECQLVPIENNLIDEVWGEDQPKQTSNKIINLKLEHAGIPVAKKWEVVKKQFQEKNVEALVVSALDEIAWFLNLRGSDIDFNPVFFSYLIVTNDELLLFVDSAKLPSDFAQHQAENGVKISVFPYASIGLEISKIVAAKESKIWIAPTSSYYLSALIPKSRRLQEVTPICVLKSIKNDVEIEGFINSHIRDGVALCQYFAWLENQIKLGKEVDEISGSDQLEAFRRSKDKYMGLSFTTISASGPNGSIIHYHPREDTKRKITDQEVYLCDSGAQYLDGTTDVTRTLHFGEPTDFQKEAYTRVLKGQLNFGATIFPAKVKGQVLDTLARKALWDVGLDYGHGTGHGVGHFLNVHEGPMGVGIRLMPDDPGLQANMFISNEPGFYQDGEFGIRVEDIVQIVPAQAPHNFANRGALTFKTITMCPKQTKMIKKELLNDVEIKQLNNYHQQVWDTLSPILRREGDDFTLAWLKKEVQPI; the protein is encoded by the coding sequence ATGAAGAGCACCACCCAGATTTTGGCCAAGCTCCGGGAGCTGATGCAGCGCGTCAAGGTGGGGGACACCACCAGCTGCGTGGCGGCGTACATAGTGCCCTCGGACGACGCCCACCAGTCCGAGTACCAGTGCGCCCACGACGAGAGGCGAGCCTTTGTCAGCGGATTCGACGGATCCGCGGGCACGGCCGTCATCACCACCGATTCCGCCCTGCTGTGGACCGACGGGCGGTACTACCAGCAGGCCGAGAAGCAGCTGGACGAGAACTGGGTGCTGATGAAGGACGGCCTGACCACCACCCCGTCGATCGGGGCTTGGCTGGCCAAGAACCTGCCCAAGGGCTCCGCGGTGGGAGTGGATCCCCGCCTGCTCTCGCTGCGGGCCTGGAAGCCCATCGAAACGGAGCTCACCTCTTCGGAGTGCCAGCTGGTGCCGATCGAGAACAACCTGATCGACGAGGTCTGGGGCGAGGATCAGCCCAAGCAGACCAGCAACAAAATCATCAACCTCAAGCTGGAGCATGCTGGCATCCCGGTGGCCAAGAAGTGGGAGGTGGTCAAGAAGCAGTTCCAGGAGAAGAACGTCGAGGCCCTGGTGGTGAGTGCTCTGGACGAGATTGCCTGGTTCCTGAACCTGCGCGGCTCGGACATCGACTTCAATCCCGTCTTCTTCTCCTATCTGATTGTGACCAACGACGAGCTGCTGCTCTTCGTGGACTCCGCCAAGCTGCCCTCGGACTTTGCCCAGCACCAGGCGGAGAATGGGGTCAAGATAAGCGTCTTCCCCTACGCCTCCATTGGATTGGAGATAAGCAAGATTGTGGCCGCCAAGGAGTCCAAGATCTGGATAGCCCCCACCAGCAGCTACTACCTGTCCGCGTTGATTCCCAAGTCGCGTCGCCTGCAGGAGGTCACCCCCATCTGTGTCCTGAAGTCCATTAAAAACGACGTGGAGATCGAGGGCTTCATCAACAGCCACATCCGCGACGGAGTGGCCCTGTGCCAGTACTTCGCCTGGCTGGAGAACCAAATCAAGCTGGGCAAGGAGGTGGACGAGATCTCCGGCTCCGACCAGCTGGAGGCCTTCCGCCGGTCCAAGGACAAGTACATGGGCCTGAGCTTCACGACAATCAGTGCCTCTGGCCCCAACGGCTCCATCATCCACTACCATCCCCGCGAGGACACGAAGCGCAAGATTACGGACCAGGAGGTCTACTTGTGCGACTCGGGGGCCCAGTACCTGGACGGCACCACGGATGTGACGAGGACCCTGCACTTCGGCGAGCCCACGGACTTCCAGAAGGAGGCCTACACCCGGGTCCTGAAGGGTCAGCTCAACTTTGGCGCCACCATCTTCCCGGCCAAGGTCAAGGGCCAGGTTCTGGACACGCTGGCGCGCAAAGCCCTCTGGGATGTGGGTCTGGACTACGGACACGGCACGGGCCACGGAGTCGGCCACTTTCTGAACGTCCACGAAGGCCCCATGGGCGTGGGCATCCGCCTCATGCCCGACGACCCCGGCCTACAGGCCAACATGTTCATCTCGAACGAGCCTGGCTTCTACCAGGACGGAGAGTTCGGCATCCGTGTGGAGGACATTGTGCAGATTGTGCCCGCCCAGGCGCCGCACAACTTTGCCAACCGGGGAGCCCTGACCTTCAAGACCATCACCATGTGCCCCAAGCAGACGAAGATGATCAAGAAGGAGCTGCTGAACGACGTGGAGATCAAGCAGCTGAACAACTACCACCAGCAGGTGTGGGACACGCTCTCCCCGATCCTGCGCCGCGAGGGGGACGACTTCACCCTGGCCTGGCTCAAGAAGGAGGTGCAGCCGATCTAG